The Polyangium mundeleinium genome contains the following window.
CGTGAGTTTTCCGAGTCGCTCCTCCGGGCTCGTCTTTACAGCAGGCTTCGCCTCGTCGGCCTTCTTTGCTCGCCCCGCCTCCTGCTTCGGCTCGGCGATCTTCGCCCAGGAGTCCTTGAGCGAGACCGTGCGATTGAAGACGGGCGCGCCGGGCTTCGCGTCGATCGGGTCGACGAAGAAGAAGCCTTGGCGCTCGAACTGGAAATGCTGCCCGCCCTCGGCCGCGGCGAGGCTCGGCTCGACGACGGCGCCCGGGAGCACCACGAGCGAATCGGGGTTCAGCCCTGCCTTCCAGTCCTGGCCTTCCTCCACGAGGTCCGGCCGTTCGTCGCGGAAGAGCCGGTCGTAGAGGCGCACCTCGGCCCGAAGCGCGTGCGCTGCGCTCACCCAGTGCAGCGTGCCCTTCACCTTCTTGCCGGCCTGCGCCGCGCCTTCGCGCGTCTCCGGGTCGTACGTGCAGCGGATCTCCGTCACCTCGCCCGTCGCGGGATCCCGCACGACGTCCTTGCACGTCACGATGTACGCATACCGCAGGCGCACCTCGCGGCCCGGCGCCAGGCGGAACCACTTGTCCGGCGGATCGAGGGCGAAGTCGTCGCGCTCGATGAAGACCTCCCGCGAGAACGGGATCTTCCGGCTGCCGCCTTTGCCAGGATCGTCCGGGAAGAGCGGCGCCTCGAACTCCTCGACCTTGCCCTCCGGGTAGTTCTCGAGGACCAGCTTGATCGGCCGGAGCACGGCCATCACGCGGCCGGCGCGACGATCGAGGTCGGCGCGGATGCAGGACTCGAACTTCTCGACCTCGACGGTGCTGTTCGTCTTGGCGACGCCGATCTCCTCGCAGAAGGCGCGCAAGGAGTCGGGCGTGATGCCGCGGCGGCGCATGCCCGCGAGCGTCGGCATGCGCGGATCGTCCCAGCCGCGCACGAGGCCGCCCTTCACGAGCTCGAGCAGCTTGCGCTTGCTCATCACGGTGTAGGTGAGGTTGAGCCGGGCAAACTCGTATTGCCGCGGCCGCGCGGGCACGTCGACGTTCTCCACGAACCAGTCGTAGAGCGCGCGGTTGTTGTCGAACTCGAGCGTGCAGATCGAGTGCGTGATGCCCTCGATCGCGTCCGAGAGGCTGTGCGCGAAGTCGTAGAGCGGGTAGATGCACCAGGTGTCGCCCGTGCGGTAGTGGTGCGCCCGCTTGATGCGGTACATCGGCCAGTCGCGCATCTTCATGTTGGGCGAGGCGAGGTCGCCCTTCATCCGCACCACGTGCGCGCCTTCGGGGAACTCGCCCTTGCGCATGCGCTCGAAGAGGTCGAGGTTCTCCTCGATCGAGCGGTCGCGGTAGGGGCTCGGCTTCCCGGGCTCGTTCACCGTGCCGCGATACGCGCGGATCTCGGCCTCGTTCAGGCTGTCGACGTACGCCTTGCCCTTCTTGATGAGCTCGACCGCGAACGCGTAGAGGCGCTCGAAGTAGTCGGAGGCGTAAAAGAGCTTGTCGCCCCAGTCGAAGCCGAGCCAGCGCACGTCGCGCTGGATGTTCTCGACGTACTCGACGTCCTCCGTCGTGGGGTTCGTGTCGTCCATGCGGAGGTGGCAGACGCCGCCGAACTCGCGGGCGAGGCCGAAGTTCGTGCAGATGGCCTTCGCATGGCCGATGTGGAGGTAGCCGTTCGGCTCGGGCGGGAAGCGGGTCACCACCTTCGTGTGGCGCCCCTTCTCGAGATCCTCGCTGATGATGGCCCGGATGAAGTTCTGGGCCGCGCTCTCTTCGCGCTCTTCCGGGCGCCTTGTCGTCGTCACGGTGGGCTCTCCAGGGCAAAGCGACGCTCGTGGCCGCTCCGCGGACGCGGGAACCTACTCCACGAGGCGCTTTCCTGCTAGCGCCGCTTGAGCCGCTCGATGACGTCCTCCACGGCCGCGGCGATCTCGTCGGGCACCTCTTCCTGGAGGAAGTGGCCCGCCTGGGTGGTCGTGACGCTTGCGCGCGGCAAGACGCGCTGGTGCCGCGCGAGAGCCTTGCCGAGGATCGGATCCCGCTCGCCCCATACGAGCGCGACGGGCCCGGAGAAGCCGCGGATCCAGGCCTCGACGCGCTGGAGCGCCGGGAGGCTCGGGTGCTCGGGGCTGTCCGGGACCATCCGCGCGAGGGCGAGGGGGCCGATCCGGTCGGCGAGGCTGCGCAGCGGGTAGGTGTAGGCGCGGGCGGTGGTGCCGCGGATCGAGTGGCGATCGCCCTGGGCGATGGCGAGCAGGTTCTGCGGGAAGCCAAGGCCCCGGAAGACGACGTCGCTCACGACGGGCACGCGGGCGAAGCGGTGGAACAAGGTGCCCCGCGGGCGCGCCGGGGCGAGGATGGAGGTGTTCGCGAGGACGACGGCGGCGATCCGGTCGGGCACGAGCGAGGCCGCGAGGACGCCGATCGGCCCGCCCCAGTCCTGCCCGACGAGGACGAGGTCCCGCAGGTCGAGCGCCGTGACGAGCTCGGCCACGACGGCGGCGTGGCGCTCGACGGAGTGGTCTTCGAGGCGGGCGAGTCTGTCGGAGAGTCCGAACCCGAGCAAGTCGGGCGCAATACAGCGCAGCTCGGGCAGGCCGGCGATGACCTTGCGCCAGAGGAACGACCAGGTGGGGTTGCCGTGGACGAAGAGCGCCGGGCGCGCCCGCTCCGGCCCGTGGTCGACGAAATGCACGAGCTTGCCGGCGTCGTCCGTGTGTTCGAGCCGGTAGGCGCGGCGGCGCAGGGGCATGTCGGCGGCGAGGAAGCCGGGCAGGGGGGGCGGAGGCGCGAAGGGCATGACGAGGCTCGTTCGTAGGGCTCCCTCGAAGCGATAGCCCGAGGGATCCGCGGAAAGCAAGGGAAAGCGCGCGCCGGGAGGGGCGGTCACGTTGGCGCGGAGGGGCTGGCTCGGCTACGAACGAGGGGCGTGATCTCGCGTCGATCCCTGCTTTTCGGCCTCGCCGGCGCGGGCGCCGCGGCCGCCACGACGGCCGTCGCCCTGCGCCGCGGCGGGCGCGTCACGCGGCTGCCCGATCCGTTCGGGCCGCTCGCCGCGCTGACGCCGTGGTTTCCAGCTGGCTTCGGGGTGCGGCGGGTCTTCGTGGATCCGGGGCACGGCGCGGCGGGAAACCCGGGGAACTCGTCGTGTTTCTGCCGGGAAGAGCAGGACTTCACGATGGCCGCGGGCCGCGCGCTCGCCGCGGCGCTGCGGGCGATGGGGGCGTTCGAGGTGCGCCTCTCCCGGGAGGGGCCGGGGCCCGTGGAGTACCGGGCCCGCGTGGAGGATGCCGAGGCGTGGGGAGCCGAGGTGTTCTTGAGCCTGCACTCGGACGTTCGAGGTCAAACAGGCGAGCGCTGGAACCCCGAGCCCGGCCGCGAATGCGTGGTGAACCTGGCAGCGCCGGGGTATTCGGTGCTCTGGTCGGACGAGGGGGAGCCGAAGCTCGCCGACGCGCGCCACGCGCTCGCGCGGGCCGTGGCGCGGCGGATGCGGGAGGCGGGGTTTTCGGCGTACGCGGGCGTGGAGTACGGCGACCTGTATTCGGTCGATCCGGAGCAGCCTGGGGTCTTCGTCGACAGGCACACGCCCGAGCGGCGGATCTTCGTGCTGCGGCGGCCGAAGATGCCCTCGGTGCTGGTGGAGACGCACCACGCGCTCGATCCGCGTGATGCGCGGCGCTGGGACGAGCCGGCGACGCTCGTGTCGTTCGCCTCGGCCGTGGGGGCGGCGCTCGTGGACGTCCTCGGCTCCTAGGAACGCCCGCTACGGCGCGGAGCGGATGACGCCGCGTGCTCGGTACGCCGGTTGCCGGGGCCTCGGCCGGCGCCCCCGGTGTGTGCACCGGCACGCCACGCGGAAAGGATGGATCATGGATCGGCGGACGTCCCTCGGGGTGGTGGCAGGGCTCGCAGGCGCGCTCGTGCTCGCGGGGGCAGACGCGCAGGGCGCGAAGGCCGCGGGGGTGTACGGGATGAGCGCGCCGGTCACGGGCTCGGTCGTGGACGCGTTCGGCCATGTGACAGGGCAGCTCGCTGGCACCGTGACGGTCGAGAGTTTTGCCTCGCAGAGCGGGCAGCTCGTCGCGAACGGGAAGGTGACGGCGCGGCTCACCGACCTCGCGGGGAACGTGATGGGGACGGTGAACATCGGGGTCGCGATGGGAGCGTCGATCACGCACGCGACGTGCACGATCCTGGAGCTCGAGCTCGGGCCGCTCTCGCTCTCGGCCCTCGGCTTGCAGATCGATCTCAGCCGGGTCGTGCTCGTCCTGACGGCAAACGCCGGGGGCGGGCGCCTGGGTCAGCTCCTCTGCGCGTTCGCGGATGCGCTCGGCGGGGGCGGGATGCCGCCGTCGCTCGTGGGGATGCTGAACGACGTGCTCGTGCTCTTCGCGCGGTAGCGGTCACGTCCCGAGGACGAGGCCGCCGTTCACGTCGAGGACCGCGCCGGTGATGTACGAG
Protein-coding sequences here:
- a CDS encoding glutamine--tRNA ligase/YqeY domain fusion protein, whose translation is MTTTRRPEEREESAAQNFIRAIISEDLEKGRHTKVVTRFPPEPNGYLHIGHAKAICTNFGLAREFGGVCHLRMDDTNPTTEDVEYVENIQRDVRWLGFDWGDKLFYASDYFERLYAFAVELIKKGKAYVDSLNEAEIRAYRGTVNEPGKPSPYRDRSIEENLDLFERMRKGEFPEGAHVVRMKGDLASPNMKMRDWPMYRIKRAHHYRTGDTWCIYPLYDFAHSLSDAIEGITHSICTLEFDNNRALYDWFVENVDVPARPRQYEFARLNLTYTVMSKRKLLELVKGGLVRGWDDPRMPTLAGMRRRGITPDSLRAFCEEIGVAKTNSTVEVEKFESCIRADLDRRAGRVMAVLRPIKLVLENYPEGKVEEFEAPLFPDDPGKGGSRKIPFSREVFIERDDFALDPPDKWFRLAPGREVRLRYAYIVTCKDVVRDPATGEVTEIRCTYDPETREGAAQAGKKVKGTLHWVSAAHALRAEVRLYDRLFRDERPDLVEEGQDWKAGLNPDSLVVLPGAVVEPSLAAAEGGQHFQFERQGFFFVDPIDAKPGAPVFNRTVSLKDSWAKIAEPKQEAGRAKKADEAKPAVKTSPEERLGKLTPEARGIAESLESRGLGREDAIVLAEDADLRAFYEQAVAAHPGPKTVASLVVNELARKLDGKKPSTLPFGGAALGELASLIDDRTITPTIAKEVLAEMLTSGESPRAIVEKKGMRQVSDASALEPIVDKVLAESPNEVKRYREGNTKLLGFFVGKVMKASGGKANAERVNELLLAKLG
- a CDS encoding alpha/beta fold hydrolase; this translates as MPFAPPPPLPGFLAADMPLRRRAYRLEHTDDAGKLVHFVDHGPERARPALFVHGNPTWSFLWRKVIAGLPELRCIAPDLLGFGLSDRLARLEDHSVERHAAVVAELVTALDLRDLVLVGQDWGGPIGVLAASLVPDRIAAVVLANTSILAPARPRGTLFHRFARVPVVSDVVFRGLGFPQNLLAIAQGDRHSIRGTTARAYTYPLRSLADRIGPLALARMVPDSPEHPSLPALQRVEAWIRGFSGPVALVWGERDPILGKALARHQRVLPRASVTTTQAGHFLQEEVPDEIAAAVEDVIERLKRR
- a CDS encoding N-acetylmuramoyl-L-alanine amidase, giving the protein MISRRSLLFGLAGAGAAAATTAVALRRGGRVTRLPDPFGPLAALTPWFPAGFGVRRVFVDPGHGAAGNPGNSSCFCREEQDFTMAAGRALAAALRAMGAFEVRLSREGPGPVEYRARVEDAEAWGAEVFLSLHSDVRGQTGERWNPEPGRECVVNLAAPGYSVLWSDEGEPKLADARHALARAVARRMREAGFSAYAGVEYGDLYSVDPEQPGVFVDRHTPERRIFVLRRPKMPSVLVETHHALDPRDARRWDEPATLVSFASAVGAALVDVLGS